CAAGTATCTAGGACAAGCCACCCAACCAGTCATCCTCCCAGCTGTCAGAGCTGGTTACATCTATCGATACAAGCTCTCTGCCTACTCCTCCTACCCTTGTGGATAAGTGGGCCTAACCCGACTCTTCCATTGGCAAAAATAATTTGCCCACCTCCAGATGCCATCTCCCAccacatagttttttttttttgttttttttttaatttcctgccCAGACATTATTAAGAAAGGTCATGCTGGCCTGTTTTAGTAATCTGACATTCCTTTCAATGTACCATAAATCAACCAGCAGGTGGCAGTGTGAACTCAACTACAAATGCTGTTTTCTTCATGTTTCCCCCATCAGTACCGTAAGAGGTAGGGTTTGGTCCTAAAACCAGGCTTCACCAATACGGTAGCAGATTACTATCCCAAGCCCCAAAACAGCGAACGCACGTTTGCAGGGGAACCTGCTACTTGTAGCAATGTGGGATGCAGGCATCCTGCAGGAAAGCAGGGTGCTTGCTGGGATCATTTGTATGTCAGTCCCAGATTGTCTTCCTAGATCAGACACCAGCTCAGCTATGAATTCTGGGGCCAACATTTCCAAACCTGGGTACCTAATGTTAGGCTTCCAAATTCATGTTTAGGCAGTggaataaatggcctgatttctgtcctgcacccccttcttcctcccccccccccccaaggtctgagctagggtgaccagatgtcccgattttatagggacagtcctgattttggggtctttttcttatataggctcctattaccccccacccccatcccgatttttcacatttgctgtctggtcaccctagtctgagcactcagcagctcccagaCAAGTTCTGCAAAATGATATAAAGGGAGCTCCTTTCAGAGCTGGATCATCCAGGAGCTGGTCTAGCTGTCTGCTGGTCGCACAGGAGCTGTCCCTTGCGGGATCAGAGTTGAGGTCCCAAGCTCCCAGGGACTGAGTGCAGGAAAGAGCAACTTCCAGCTTGGACAAGCTCAGCAGCAACCTCCCGCTCAGTTGGTTGGTATGAGAGAGCCCCTGTTTGGCTGACTGACCACACTGATGTTTATAGATCACAAAGGTCCTGGATAGAGTCTTAgctgcagcagtgtgtgtgtatgtgtgtagcaTACAGCAAGCCCGGCCACTGGATAAAGGGCTCTGTTAATGGTCATGTCTACTCCAGCCTCTTGCCATACAAGACAAACACAGAGAACTCTcagcctgggggagagggagagattgTCTTTTATTAAAACTCATCACCACAGTGTTTTATACAATTGGGCGTAGATGAACCAGCCGTTTACAATATCGCAATACAACCAGCTCTAAAAGCTGCTATCctaaggatagggtgaccagatgttccgattttatagggacaatcccaatatttggggctttgtcttatgtaggcgcctatcacccccacccccatcctgatttttcacacttgatgTCTGGTCCCCCTACCTAAAGAGCAAAGCAATCTCCTCTTCTAATGTGCAATAGTCTCCAGAGGTACAAAGGCGCGCAGTAACCCATGAACATCACATACTATCTTCTACTGGGAGAGCTACTGCTCAGATAATGGAAAAAGTTCGTGGTGTATCGTGGGTGTCTAGCATTCCCCTCCACTCCTAATTACAGCCACCTGACCCTGAAGAGCAGCAAGACTCTGTGATAGGGAAATGTGCCTCTTGCTCTTGTCCTGTTCTTCCTCCTCAGGGTTCTGTGAATGCTAATGAGTTGAGCTTGATTGAGAGACTAACCAGCAGAATTTCTTTTTTCCAGGTGAGACACAGGATTTCCTCCACGTTGCAGACAGACTTGCTAAGATAGTGAATGCCAGGTCGCACTCAGCTCCCCGGGGAGTGGGTTTCAGAGCGCTAGAGCGCACTCCGAGTCTAGAGGCAGATGGTGGACAGCTCAAATTCTCTCAGCAAGAGGGAGGTGAAAAAGGTAAGATTGACTGACTGAGGTAGCGCAGTGAAATTACTCAAAAACAACgtgtccagtggcaccttaaagactaacaggtttatctgagcattagctttcgtgggtaaaaaaaaacactttgtcagatgcatcaACTACTCAGTGCATGATCCTATGCTTAGAGCTACAGTCTGGATACTGTATAACTGTAATTGGGGAAGGCTTGTGCTGAAGAAACGAGCCCGTTTTCTGGTTATTCAAGTTCCAGGTACCCCTCCTaccactgttgttgttgttgttgttagtttgTGTTACAGGAGGCACTTAGAGGCACCAGCTGAGATCACAAACACTTAGTAGCACACAGTAGAGGCTAGCACAGtagagccctgatctcagctggggcccctgggtgctactgtaatacaaataattaataaagctCTTGAAAATGTTGACGTCTGAATTGAACGTGACAGAGAGCCtgggtggggaaacagaggcacaggtagatgaaatgacttgctgcaggctgaaggcagagccaggaataaatcCGTAGTCTTCTGCTGCCAAGCCCAGTGCCTTATTCACTGGACCACGCTGCCTTTGAGGGTTGCTGTCTCCTTCAGCAAGGTGACTGCACTGACTGCATGATCCATTGGCTACACTATATATCTGGATCATTTGTTTTTCACAGTCTCAGTGgggttttctttctcttttggtgTGAGGTTTTCAGAGCTCTCTTTTCATTCAGAGGAGGGCTGCCAGCCATGGTAGCACGTTCCTTGCTCCGCTTGTTTGGCAAGCGGACTCTCCATAGCTTGCCAGAGCTGCCACTAGCAGCTGTTGCTCCTGACTTGGGGGGGTGGAGCCTTGTACTCCCACTAGCCACTTCAGGCTCTTGCCTCCAATATCAGATGCTCTTTGAAGAAAGCAAGAATAACTGAGGGATTAAACCCCAGCCTCATTCCCTGACTGGAGCAAAACTCTATACAGCATAATAAATGGCTGGAACTCGTAACGGACAAAGAACATCTCCTATTCCAGACTATGCTATAAACCTCTGCCTAAAACCTACATACAGGTCTGTCATTGTATAATTTTACCTGGTTCAAGCCACAAAATGGGAGTTGTTTTCTTACAAAGCTGATCATTCTCTATGTGGTGTGGACAATGAGCTAGTTCTTTTAAGTCTGCTACCTGGATCCTGCTAGGAGAAAgtaattgttttttcccccccactccagATGAAGAAGAGAGGATAATAGAAACAATAGTTGCATTGTTAAGACAATCAGGGGATAAACTGGAAGAAACGgtaatatatacacatatatttttAATGGGCATTCACCTATGTGTATGTTGCATTCACTACTGGCAAATGTATAATGAGATGATTAAGGTTGCAAAACCGTTTCATGATTTCATGAAAAACTTCCATGATTTGGACTGAGGCTTTTGTGTGCGAGGCCTCACATCTTAAAGTTTGGGctttaagattttcaaaggcacaaaagaaAGTAGTTGCCTGGTTcctattgaatttcagtgggagttggacatctaACTGccttttgtgcttttgaaaatctccccttttcAGCATTAAGCTTGGCACATGAGTAGTTCTCAGGGACAGGGACAGCCCTAGACCAAAAGGTGCCCCAGGTGAGGAGCATCTTCAGTGCCCCCTTCCTTCCaattgttaaacttttgaatgccttattttttaattgcatttgtaccccatttcatgactttggtgCACGacttgcatgcatgatttatccccatcatataaaatgatacattttcacgctagatctgtaaatctgtatctATTCATTCTgtataaaagcaaagaaaaaaatttgtttcctctaagcttatagaaactttttaattttaagaataacgaaatgtactaacatcaaaacctgaaacattttacttcaaacattctattttcccttttgtcgctaacaacaaatACAGCACCTGGAGCCTGGCGCCCCCCAAGCCAGGCACCCCAAGTGGTCGCCTGGGTTGCCTgtccctaaatctggccctgcccAGGGAGGTTAAACTCTCTCTGTGTAACTTTATAGGGGTGGAGGGGAAATCTTTTAAATTAAGAGTTAATGTATGGAAATTCTAGCCTGAGCTTGTATAAATTGCCCCCTGCATGAATTCATTAGTTGGAGcggaggctgggattttcagcaCTGAAAGCATAGGTCTCTACCACTTTAACTCCTGGAGCTGGTAGTGGTGGTAGATTCTTGGCCTCTACATAGACCAACCACTAGAGGGAGGACATGTTAGACGCTGAACCAATAGGTTTCACATACACAGTCAGACACCTCACTGAGAGTACAATCCTGCACAcactttactcatgcaagtaatcctcactgaagtcaatgggactatgtgAGTAAAGTAACTCCTATGTGTAAGTTTGATAACTCTCATAGGTAAGTTTGCAGGACCAGGCTCTAAGCCTGAAATTGCAGTCTTCTAGAGAGATGTGCTCTCATGTGTGGTCTAATAACGAATATGTTGTTGAATGCAGACTCCATGGAGACGCGAGGGTGGATTTCACTTTTCCAAGCACTAGATTCCCCCTCAGTAAAACTCTGTATTTATGACAATGGCTTTAATGATTAATAGTTATCCTCCTCTTTCAGATAAAAAAGGACAAAACTTTCTATCGCTGTGTCACAAAGATGCTCTCCTATGCCTTCTTCAAGAAACTCACTGATCAGTACCTGAGGGAAGTCCCAGGAGATTCTACCAGGGAGACAGAAGGCAAAATACAGTGCACTAAAGCTGCCTTTGTGATGGAAGTTACGACCAGACTTACAGCCGTGGACAACCATCCTATGAACATGGTCCTGGGGTTTGGAGTAAAGTACCTCAAAGAACATTTTAGCCCTTGGATTCAGAACCATGGTGGATGGGTATGAGATTTGTTTCCTTAGAATGATAGGCTAGCACACCTATATGCAATGAACATCCTTTTGGATAGAAAACAGATGTTAGAAAATTGTACTGCTAAAATATCTCTTTTAGAGGATGAGAGTGGTCAGGAACTATATTACATGGCATAACAGACTCTTACTTGTGATCCCCTGACACCAGACATCTGTCTTTGCACATAAAGGCCCAGATCCCCATTGAAATCTGTGAAAGTTAGGAGCCtatatacctttgaggatctggggcacAGTCCTTTAACCCTGTAATGTGACCCACTAGCATGGCCCCCTTTGACCAGGCAGAGTCCCAGTTCTCTACATCTTCTGTCCTGAAAGCTTCCTTAGTCTATTTTAGGTCTCAAGTTTATGCCCTCTTCCATGCTATCCCTTAAGGAATGCATTCCCACTTCTGTGCCCCCAACAGCATCTCTCCTCTTTCAGCTGCCTCCTTAGAGCCCACCTTTGAAAAGTCCTCCTATACTGATTCCTTCCCCAGCAATGCCTGCTGATCCACACATCTCATTTGTCTGAATTTGATTGCAAACTCCTCAGGCAAAGGACCTTGGCATTCTGTGTTCTGCAAAGCAATGTGGTCAGCTGTGACGCTGTATAAATATATTGCAGCTCTAGACTctacatcagtggtgggcaacctgtggcccatacgtggcctgtcagggtaatcagcTGGCAGGCCgggagacagtttgtttacattgactgtccgcaggcacggccgcctgcaTCTCCCAGGAGccatggttcaccgttcccggccaatgggcgctgcgggtTGCACACCACTGCTCTACATCAATTCAGATTGCTGGCATGTGGGGATGTGTGGTTGATGGCCTCACAGGTCAGTAGTGGAGGAATCCATTGTTGTGATGCACCCATTGACAGCATTTGAAAAGGGGTTATGGTCACACCTCCTATTTTACCAAGtccttctcttttcttctcttgcagGAAAATGCCTTGGGATTAATGGACGAGGAAGAAGTAGAATAAACTTGAGCGGATTCACTCTCCAGGGCATGCTGTAGCTTTACAACAATCCAATGCCAGAGTGATTTTGAAAGGGGAGGGTAGAAGAGGAGAATGCCGTGACTTGAAGGTCCCCAAGGGAAGGAAGTTTGATCACTCTTCTCGAAGCCTTCTGTTAAGGTGGAAATGTTAATCAATGTGTAGGAGAACAAGACTAGCTACTTTTCTCAGTGAGCAAACACCTCACTGGCCATAGAGTGCCACCTTGTGGCTTATGGCTAACATGACTTCAGAtgcctttttaaacattttaatggaTGTATCTTCAAATACCACAGTGTGTAATCCATGCCAAGAAACACCTGAGTGTAACTGAGCTACAGCTGCAAGGCCAGATTTTCATGTGCTCTGAACCCACtgatggggccagatttttccaCAGAGCTCAGCATGTTAAGTGCCGCAAGTGCTTTTCAGAAGCTGGCCCTTAATGCCATCATCTCACCACTTGCAATCATATTGGCTCCTGCTCATGCGGTATACAGGGCTGTCAACTCTCTCTCCATCTCCCTATCCAGGTGGATCCCATGAATGAacgatcccattgatttcagtagaaggGTTTAGGGTTGTttagggagagggggaggactAGGAGGTGAGGAAGGCTACTCTTGTCAGACTCTTAGCtctttattttcattgtcttctCCTCTACATAGACCAACCACTGACCCCTTTGCACAGGTATTTTTAATTTGGCCTAGCTCTACTATATTTTTAATTATCTGGAACCATATTGTCCTCCTAAGCATTAATTTGGCTAGTAGTCCAGAAAATACTAGTATTGGGAAGGCTACATAATTCACAGAATTTAACTTGTCTTTTGAATAGTAAGGAAAATTAGCCTGGAGAAAGAGAGATGCTTCCCGTTAAAAGGTAGATTAGAAAAACTTCTGATGAAACATTCAGTAACCAGAATTGGAACTTTGACCATTGAGAATGAGCAATACACTTATGCCTCCTGCCTCCAACCATTGTATTGGAGAGAATAAATTACATTAGTGTGTCATTTAGACTACAACTGCCAGTGAAACCATTCCCAATACTGTTCCTTGATTTGTAGCCCACGTGGCTGATATTTTTTTAACTGGAAAGAGAAGGAATTTGGAACACTGGCAGAAGTTGCAAAATCCTGGAGTTCCATGCATGACTCTCCATGGGCAAATGGTTACACTTCATTAAAAGACTCTACCTTTTTTCTGAGCTGTCCTTGCATTATATCTCCTCATTCTCCATTCAATGTATTCACAAGAGATGTTGTAAATGTTGAGTGGAGGAAAGAACATGCTAACTTCTACACATccaattaatctgaattaaaggCACAGGAAGAGTTTAAATTCTCCATTTAAAATATGCCAGTCTTTCAGCGATAACTAGGAATCAGCAGGGATCAAGTATCTTtctaataaattatttaaattaagctTGAAGAGGTGGTGTGTAACAACCTCTGGCTCTAGCCTCGGCTACACATGGCCTCAAAGTGACTGGGTGCTTAATTTGACACAGCTTAAAGGGACCTGTCAGAGGGTTTTGCCATTTTCTCACAATcagtctccccacccccgcctttgTGGCATCTCAGAGTAGGCACCCCAACTCATTAGTCACGTCTGATGAGTTAAGCCATAGACATAGATTACCTAATATATGGTGTATGCTTGACAACTATCCACCCATATTTCCCTCTTTCCTTCTAGCTTCCATTTTACACACCCCTCCACCGCCACCCCACACATTCAAAGGTGTTTTATACAGAAGAGATTAGATTATACCCATCATGTTGCAGTGTACGTCACCCCTGTTGCTACATGCTGCAAATGCTGAGGCTAGCTCTTCAGCTGCCATGAATGGGCCATATTTGCCCAtatacaccagttgaagatcagGTCCCCCCATGTTGGACTATAACAACTCTGCTGTTTCGGACTGTGAGAGGTGGCCTCTGTTACTCCCATGTGGTTTGGGGAATGTTGGTGGTGCAAAGTGAGGTAGTTGCTGTCCTATTATGAACTTGATTCAGGCAATGAGCTGATGGGGTTAAATTCTACACTCAAGCAAGCATGCACAACTCCATTGCCATCAGTGAGGTTATGCTAGAGCTGTAGTTGGCCTAGTGTGTTTCAGCCAAT
The Emys orbicularis isolate rEmyOrb1 chromosome 1, rEmyOrb1.hap1, whole genome shotgun sequence DNA segment above includes these coding regions:
- the BCL2L14 gene encoding apoptosis facilitator Bcl-2-like protein 14; translation: MNSTSDANMEEISLEDEDRDTVEYKVLMAYAQRRLSVSKYGQLLKRETKSLQGSSTERGEREGIPQAGKGETHQELSIQDKGPTPQRKKQKKKKFIWRRLLLSCARGEREEGPQELATNQDTVNGYGLKMPMALQISEGETQDFLHVADRLAKIVNARSHSAPRGVGFRALERTPSLEADGGQLKFSQQEGGEKDEEERIIETIVALLRQSGDKLEETIKKDKTFYRCVTKMLSYAFFKKLTDQYLREVPGDSTRETEGKIQCTKAAFVMEVTTRLTAVDNHPMNMVLGFGVKYLKEHFSPWIQNHGGWENALGLMDEEEVE